In the Kiritimatiellales bacterium genome, one interval contains:
- a CDS encoding iron ABC transporter permease, with amino-acid sequence MEIKKFLTFAKIHVHSWSKHPFYLRNPRLKKIMKIKFTMLIFLCIAVLLAFPLLGSTNIFTNAMGHEILIRLRIPRTLTACFAGIALAVSGMIFQSLFRNPLATPFTLGVSGGAALGAAIWMRFGMALAFAGISGTSIAGFIGATGAVLLVYGLARSKTGFSTATLLLSGVAVNMFFSSLILLMQYFSDPGETFRMIRWMMGGFSVVGYSAPVNLAIFTAAGLIITALLTREMNLLLTGEELAGARGLNVNRTKKLLFLAASLMTGAAVAFCGPVAFVGLMVPHICRQIFGADHRRLFPAVILFGGMFMVVCDGLARTLLAPIEMPAGLITSLLGGPFFLWLLLKRDSQKAYS; translated from the coding sequence ATGGAAATAAAAAAGTTTTTAACATTTGCGAAAATTCACGTTCATTCGTGGTCAAAACATCCGTTCTATCTGCGTAATCCGCGGTTGAAAAAAATAATGAAAATAAAATTCACCATGTTAATTTTTCTGTGCATTGCGGTGCTGCTGGCCTTCCCACTGCTCGGCAGTACGAATATTTTCACCAATGCAATGGGGCATGAAATTTTGATTCGTTTAAGGATTCCGCGCACACTGACAGCCTGCTTCGCCGGAATTGCGCTGGCAGTCAGTGGAATGATTTTTCAATCGCTCTTTCGCAATCCGCTTGCCACACCCTTTACACTGGGCGTTTCCGGCGGTGCGGCGCTCGGCGCCGCAATCTGGATGCGGTTTGGCATGGCACTGGCATTTGCCGGAATTTCCGGCACATCCATTGCTGGATTTATCGGCGCCACCGGCGCGGTACTGCTGGTATACGGACTCGCGCGTTCTAAAACCGGATTTTCCACCGCCACGCTGCTGCTTTCCGGCGTGGCGGTGAATATGTTTTTTTCCAGCCTGATTCTGCTGATGCAATATTTCAGTGATCCCGGCGAAACGTTCCGGATGATCCGCTGGATGATGGGCGGCTTTTCTGTTGTTGGTTACTCCGCGCCGGTCAACCTCGCAATCTTCACTGCCGCTGGATTGATCATTACCGCACTGCTGACGCGCGAAATGAATCTGCTGCTCACCGGCGAAGAACTCGCCGGCGCACGCGGATTGAATGTGAACCGCACCAAAAAATTACTGTTTCTTGCCGCATCATTAATGACCGGTGCGGCGGTGGCATTCTGCGGACCGGTGGCATTTGTTGGATTAATGGTGCCGCACATCTGCCGGCAGATTTTCGGTGCGGATCACCGGAGGCTTTTTCCGGCAGTGATCCTGTTCGGCGGAATGTTTATGGTCGTGTGCGACGGACTGGCTCGCACACTGCTTGCACCGATCGAAATGCCTGCCGGATTAATTACATCCCTGCTCGGCGGTCCGTTTTTTCTTTGGTTGCTGTTGAAAAGAGATAGTCAAAAGGCGTACAGTTAA
- the eno gene encoding phosphopyruvate hydratase, whose product MSMIIDVMAREIIDSRGNPTVEVDVILESGAMGRAAVPSGASTGEHEALELRDGDKKRYLGKGVKKAVANVNEKIAPAVIGMDALDQVGIDRLMIKLDGTKTKSKLGANAILGVSLATAHAAADYLGLPLFRYIGGANAKVLPVPMMNIINGGSHSDAPIAFQEFMIRPVGAKSFSEGLRCGAEVFHALKALLKKKGLSTAVGDEGGFAPTFTGGTEEALNSIMQAIQDAGYIPGKDVMIGLDCAASEFFVNGKYDYTKFEGKKAAKRTSAQQADYLAALIKKYPIDSIEDGMGENDWKGWKLLTEKTGDKCQLVGDDLFVTNVEYLAKGIKQGCANSILIKVNQIGTLTETLDAIEMAHKAGYTAVVSHRSGETEDTTIADIAVATNAGQIKTGSLSRSDRIAKYNQLLRIEEMLETDARYGA is encoded by the coding sequence ATGTCCATGATTATTGATGTGATGGCCCGCGAGATTATTGATTCGCGCGGCAACCCGACTGTGGAAGTCGATGTGATTCTTGAATCCGGTGCAATGGGTCGCGCAGCGGTCCCGTCCGGCGCATCCACCGGCGAACACGAAGCGCTTGAACTGCGTGACGGCGATAAAAAACGCTATCTCGGTAAAGGCGTAAAAAAAGCGGTTGCCAATGTAAATGAAAAAATCGCGCCGGCAGTTATCGGCATGGATGCGCTGGATCAGGTGGGTATCGACCGTCTGATGATCAAACTCGACGGCACAAAAACAAAAAGCAAACTCGGCGCGAATGCAATTCTCGGAGTTTCGCTCGCGACAGCCCATGCTGCCGCTGATTATCTCGGTCTGCCGCTCTTCCGCTACATCGGCGGCGCGAATGCAAAAGTTCTGCCGGTCCCGATGATGAACATTATCAACGGCGGTTCGCACTCCGACGCACCGATTGCGTTCCAGGAGTTCATGATCCGTCCGGTCGGCGCAAAATCGTTCAGCGAAGGTCTGCGCTGCGGCGCCGAAGTATTCCACGCGCTGAAAGCGCTGCTGAAGAAAAAAGGATTGAGCACCGCGGTGGGTGATGAAGGCGGTTTCGCGCCAACCTTCACCGGCGGAACGGAAGAAGCGCTTAATAGCATCATGCAGGCGATTCAAGATGCCGGTTACATTCCGGGCAAAGATGTGATGATCGGCCTCGACTGCGCCGCTTCGGAATTTTTTGTAAACGGCAAATATGACTACACGAAGTTCGAAGGCAAAAAAGCTGCGAAACGGACATCTGCTCAGCAGGCCGACTACCTTGCCGCACTGATCAAAAAATATCCGATCGATTCCATCGAAGACGGCATGGGTGAAAATGACTGGAAAGGCTGGAAACTGCTCACCGAAAAAACCGGCGACAAATGCCAGCTCGTCGGCGACGACCTGTTTGTGACGAATGTTGAATACCTTGCAAAAGGAATTAAACAGGGTTGCGCAAACTCTATTCTGATCAAAGTGAACCAGATCGGTACACTGACTGAAACACTCGACGCGATTGAAATGGCACACAAAGCCGGTTATACTGCGGTTGTTTCTCACCGCTCCGGCGAAACGGAAGACACCACGATTGCCGATATTGCCGTTGCCACGAACGCCGGTCAGATTAAAACCGGATCGCTCAGCCGCTCTGATCGCATCGCGAAATACAACCAGCTCCTTCGCATCGAAGAAATGCTGGAAACCGACGCCCGTTACGGTGCGTAG
- the thiD gene encoding bifunctional hydroxymethylpyrimidine kinase/phosphomethylpyrimidine kinase — MIKPVVWTIAGSDSGGGAGIQADIKVMNLLGVHACSVITALTAQNTIGTGKLEWVAAEMLTAQLEALQSDLPPVAIKIGMLGTKTAVETVTGFMKKNPEPFIVCDPVLISSSGTFLLEADAWKTITEKLFPAVTLITPNIPETEHLFGLKIKTPADIEAAAQKALAAGAKEILIKGGHGRHNVELSSDYWTNGEKAAWMSSPRIETRSSHGTGCFLSSAIAALRAKGYAPLDSILSAKAFLNQALRQAPELGNGFGPLAFNPWAKIEEDFPSIQHSP, encoded by the coding sequence ATGATTAAACCTGTCGTCTGGACAATCGCAGGCTCAGATTCCGGCGGAGGTGCCGGAATTCAGGCCGACATTAAAGTGATGAATCTGCTTGGTGTGCACGCCTGCTCCGTTATTACCGCACTTACCGCACAAAACACGATCGGCACCGGCAAACTCGAATGGGTTGCAGCGGAAATGCTGACTGCGCAACTCGAAGCACTGCAATCCGATCTGCCGCCGGTGGCCATAAAAATCGGTATGCTCGGAACTAAAACCGCAGTGGAGACCGTGACCGGATTTATGAAAAAAAACCCGGAGCCGTTCATCGTGTGCGATCCGGTGCTGATTTCATCCAGCGGTACATTCCTGCTTGAAGCCGACGCATGGAAAACCATCACCGAAAAACTCTTTCCGGCGGTTACCCTTATCACACCGAATATCCCGGAAACGGAACATCTGTTCGGTCTGAAAATTAAAACGCCGGCAGATATTGAAGCCGCGGCGCAAAAAGCCTTAGCCGCCGGTGCAAAAGAAATTCTAATTAAAGGCGGACATGGCAGGCATAATGTTGAGCTGTCGAGCGACTACTGGACCAACGGTGAAAAAGCAGCCTGGATGTCCAGTCCGCGCATTGAAACGCGCAGTTCGCACGGTACCGGCTGTTTTCTTTCATCGGCGATCGCCGCGCTGCGTGCCAAAGGCTATGCGCCGCTCGACAGCATTCTTTCTGCTAAAGCATTTTTAAACCAGGCACTGCGTCAAGCGCCGGAACTCGGCAACGGTTTCGGACCCCTTGCCTTCAATCCGTGGGCAAAGATCGAAGAGGATTTCCCGAGTATTCAGCATTCGCCGTGA
- a CDS encoding excinuclease ABC subunit UvrC produces the protein MQWSETIRKKIKELPDEPGVYLMRSRAGKIIYIGKAISLRRRVQNYFRESTYRKAEPKLRGLIRSIADFDFIVLKNDAEAVLTESRLIKEYKPRYNSLAKDDKNFPLLRLDLSKPFPKLEFCRLARPDGAIYFGPYTSGLAARAALEFAEIRFGLRRCRPERPDEETWKHCHNDIIRHCSAPCIHKVTPEEYMERVQTAAAFLRGERPEYIREIREQMQAAAGTHDFETAAALRDLMLLLHRAVKERALVRKTGRALIADAEKGIKELAAELGLPAPPRIIECFDISNISGTYAVASMVCAVDGIPAPQRYRRFRIKTVAGSDDPRMMAEAVGRRYRRLKAEQGTLPDLIVVDGGITQLRAARAVLSEIGVRIPSVGLAKQYEEIVRDDHPAVFLPRNSEALRVVTNLRDEAHRFAITYHRRLRAQRIRESALDEIQTIGPRKKELLLKHFGSFERLRRATFDELCAVSGIGPKTAGIILDALRRQRLSDGA, from the coding sequence ATGCAGTGGAGCGAAACTATTCGGAAAAAGATAAAAGAACTGCCGGATGAGCCCGGTGTGTATCTCATGCGCAGCCGCGCCGGAAAAATCATTTATATCGGCAAAGCCATTTCACTGCGCCGGCGCGTGCAGAATTATTTTCGTGAAAGTACCTATCGCAAGGCCGAACCGAAACTGCGCGGGCTCATCCGTTCTATCGCCGATTTTGATTTCATCGTGCTGAAGAACGATGCTGAAGCTGTGCTCACCGAGAGCCGTTTAATTAAAGAATATAAGCCGCGCTACAACTCGCTCGCCAAGGACGATAAAAACTTTCCGCTGCTCCGGCTTGACCTCAGCAAGCCGTTTCCCAAACTCGAATTCTGCCGGCTTGCCAGACCCGACGGCGCGATCTATTTCGGGCCGTACACCTCCGGACTTGCTGCACGCGCCGCACTGGAGTTCGCCGAAATCCGTTTCGGACTGCGCCGCTGCCGGCCGGAACGGCCGGATGAGGAAACGTGGAAACATTGCCATAACGACATTATTCGCCATTGCTCTGCGCCGTGCATTCATAAGGTTACGCCGGAAGAATATATGGAACGCGTGCAAACCGCTGCCGCATTTCTGCGCGGCGAACGACCCGAATACATCCGTGAAATCCGCGAACAGATGCAGGCTGCCGCCGGAACACATGACTTTGAAACTGCCGCCGCACTGCGCGACCTCATGCTGCTGCTGCACCGCGCTGTAAAAGAACGCGCGCTCGTGCGCAAAACCGGACGTGCACTCATCGCCGATGCAGAAAAAGGCATAAAAGAGCTCGCCGCCGAACTCGGACTGCCGGCGCCGCCGCGCATCATCGAATGTTTTGACATCTCCAATATTTCCGGCACCTACGCCGTCGCCAGTATGGTGTGTGCGGTCGACGGAATTCCGGCGCCGCAGCGCTACCGGCGTTTTCGTATCAAGACCGTTGCGGGCAGCGATGATCCGCGCATGATGGCTGAAGCCGTCGGACGGCGCTACCGGCGTTTAAAAGCTGAGCAGGGTACGCTGCCGGATTTGATCGTCGTTGACGGCGGCATTACCCAGCTGCGCGCCGCGCGCGCCGTGCTGTCAGAGATCGGTGTCCGTATTCCATCCGTCGGACTCGCCAAGCAGTACGAAGAGATTGTGCGCGACGATCATCCGGCGGTTTTTCTGCCGCGTAATTCAGAAGCTCTGCGTGTTGTGACCAACCTGCGCGATGAGGCTCACCGCTTTGCGATTACCTACCACCGGCGTTTGCGTGCGCAGCGCATTCGCGAATCGGCGCTCGACGAAATACAAACGATCGGTCCCAGAAAAAAAGAGCTGCTGCTCAAACATTTCGGTTCATTCGAACGTTTGCGTCGCGCTACATTCGACGAACTGTGCGCTGTGTCCGGCATCGGACCCAAAACCGCCGGAATTATTCTTGATGCGCTCCGGCGGCAGCGTTTATCAGACGGAGCATAA
- a CDS encoding MBL fold metallo-hydrolase, whose product MSIKLKFFGAAGNVTGSCYLLETDGSRILIDCGMYQERALQGRNWDRFPVPPETIDAVLLTHAHLDHCGRLPKLVKEGFCGKIFCTPATADIAEIIMKDAAFIQAEDVKHKQARHQRQGKKSPHPYEPLYTQADVDDTLSLFSPVDYKIHVPVAKGIIAQFREAGHIFGSANIRVTVGLPTGRSCSVLFSGDVGRWNLPIINDPDQFNEADYVLVESTYGDRLHGETKDIPEKLADIINETNRAGGNVVIPSFAVERTQELIYHLNTLLREDRIPHLFTFIDSPMAIKVTEVFKNYPELYDEEAKALMAKGIAPYDLPGLMMSSTVDESKAINHIKGTAIIIAGSGMCTGGRIKHHLKNNISRSESTILFVGFQAVGTLGRVILDGTDPVRIFGEEHLLRARIERISGFSAHADQHELLRWLSGLKTAPRRVFVTHGEPESAKNFANLLEEKNNWNCVVPAYLQEFILD is encoded by the coding sequence GTGAGTATTAAACTGAAGTTTTTCGGCGCTGCGGGAAATGTGACGGGTTCGTGCTATCTGCTTGAAACGGACGGCTCACGGATTCTGATCGATTGCGGGATGTATCAGGAACGCGCTTTGCAGGGGCGTAACTGGGATAGGTTTCCGGTGCCGCCGGAAACAATTGACGCGGTATTGCTAACTCACGCGCACCTCGATCATTGCGGGCGTCTGCCGAAACTGGTGAAGGAAGGATTCTGCGGGAAAATTTTCTGTACACCGGCAACGGCGGACATCGCTGAAATTATTATGAAAGATGCCGCATTCATTCAGGCAGAGGATGTGAAGCACAAACAGGCGCGGCACCAGCGGCAGGGCAAAAAAAGCCCGCATCCGTATGAGCCGCTTTATACGCAGGCGGATGTTGATGATACTCTGTCTCTCTTTTCGCCGGTGGATTATAAAATTCACGTACCGGTTGCCAAAGGCATCATCGCACAGTTTCGTGAGGCAGGACACATTTTCGGTTCAGCCAATATTCGCGTAACGGTGGGATTACCGACCGGCAGATCATGTTCAGTGTTATTTTCCGGCGATGTCGGCCGCTGGAATCTGCCGATCATTAACGATCCCGATCAGTTTAATGAAGCGGATTATGTGCTGGTTGAATCAACATACGGAGATCGGCTGCACGGTGAAACAAAAGATATTCCGGAAAAACTTGCGGACATCATCAATGAAACCAATCGAGCTGGCGGCAATGTAGTGATTCCCAGTTTTGCCGTTGAACGTACGCAGGAGCTGATTTATCATCTGAATACGCTGTTGCGCGAAGATCGCATTCCGCACCTCTTCACATTCATTGACAGCCCGATGGCAATTAAAGTTACTGAGGTTTTTAAAAACTATCCTGAGCTGTACGACGAGGAGGCAAAAGCGCTGATGGCAAAAGGCATTGCACCGTACGATCTGCCGGGACTGATGATGTCAAGCACGGTCGATGAATCCAAAGCCATTAATCATATTAAAGGCACCGCAATTATTATTGCCGGTTCAGGTATGTGTACCGGCGGGCGCATTAAGCACCATTTAAAAAACAATATCAGCCGGTCTGAAAGCACCATTTTGTTCGTTGGATTTCAGGCAGTCGGAACACTCGGTCGTGTTATTCTTGACGGCACCGATCCGGTGCGGATCTTTGGAGAAGAACATCTGTTGCGCGCACGTATTGAACGGATTTCCGGTTTTTCGGCGCATGCTGATCAGCATGAATTATTACGCTGGCTCAGCGGACTCAAAACGGCACCCAGACGTGTGTTTGTTACGCACGGTGAACCGGAGTCGGCCAAAAATTTTGCGAACCTGCTGGAAGAAAAAAACAACTGGAATTGTGTTGTCCCTGCATATCTGCAAGAATTTATTTTGGATTAA